A window of Haliscomenobacter hydrossis DSM 1100 contains these coding sequences:
- a CDS encoding bifunctional nuclease family protein: MRKIELDIVALSHSVTQSHNYAVVLGEKRGARRLPIVIGSFEAQAIAVAMERMTPNRPLTHDLFKNALETFNINLKEIIINNLLDGIFYARLVCERDGDVTEVDSRTSDALAMAVRFNCPIYTYEFILDAAGVVLEDTEGTDEEEELFAAAPSSGMSDNPLASYSTEALIRMLDEVLDEENYEKAAQIRDEIERRKSS; encoded by the coding sequence ATGAGAAAAATTGAGTTGGATATAGTTGCACTTTCCCATAGCGTTACCCAGTCCCACAATTACGCAGTAGTATTGGGGGAGAAGAGAGGTGCACGTCGTTTGCCGATTGTGATTGGCAGTTTTGAGGCACAGGCCATTGCCGTAGCCATGGAAAGAATGACCCCCAATCGGCCCCTTACCCACGACCTGTTTAAAAATGCACTCGAAACCTTCAACATCAACCTGAAGGAAATCATCATCAATAATTTATTGGACGGAATTTTTTACGCGCGCCTGGTTTGTGAGCGCGATGGCGATGTGACAGAGGTGGACTCGCGTACTTCCGACGCCCTGGCCATGGCCGTCCGCTTCAATTGCCCGATTTATACCTACGAGTTTATCCTGGATGCCGCCGGGGTGGTGTTGGAAGATACTGAAGGAACGGACGAAGAAGAGGAGTTGTTTGCCGCCGCACCTTCCTCCGGAATGTCCGATAATCCACTGGCTTCCTACTCTACCGAAGCCCTGATTCGCATGCTGGACGAAGTGCTGGATGAAGAAAATTATGAAAAAGCGGCCCAGATTCGGGATGAGATAGAGCGGCGGAAGTCGAGTTGA
- a CDS encoding ATP-binding protein encodes MLIERTLKQTIQESLTKSNKIILIFGPRQAGKTTLVREVIATLPGRKLEINADELRHIDTLSSRNLDRLKQLVSGYDLLFLDEAQRVPEIGVNLKLLHDHVPTLRIIATGSSSLDLASKVREPLTGRTRTYQLMPLAVSELASHYNAYELDAKLEDFLLYGTYPEIFAQENKLDKTEYLRELTLSYLFKDILETGAIKYTPKLRDLVRLLAYQIGSEVSINELCNRLQLHRDIVNNYLDLLEKSFVIIRLGGYSRNLRKEITRHHKVFFCDLGVRNAIIENFNPLDRRDDGGKLWENFLITERMKTQSYRRESANYYFWRTYTGSEVDWVEEKEGKLFGYEFKFSAKMVSAPKAWGETYPEASFEVVNRENYLGWVG; translated from the coding sequence ATGTTAATCGAACGTACTTTAAAGCAGACCATACAGGAAAGTTTGACCAAGTCCAATAAAATCATTCTGATTTTTGGCCCGAGACAAGCTGGTAAAACCACTTTAGTTCGAGAAGTCATCGCTACTTTACCAGGGCGAAAACTGGAAATCAATGCGGATGAACTCCGGCACATCGATACCCTGTCAAGCCGCAACCTGGATCGCTTGAAACAACTGGTATCGGGTTATGATTTGTTGTTTTTGGATGAAGCCCAACGCGTACCGGAAATTGGCGTCAACTTAAAATTATTGCACGACCATGTACCAACGCTGCGCATCATCGCTACAGGGTCTTCTTCCCTCGATTTGGCTTCTAAAGTGCGCGAACCACTTACTGGACGAACGCGAACCTACCAACTCATGCCGCTGGCCGTGAGTGAATTGGCTAGCCACTACAACGCGTATGAATTGGACGCAAAATTGGAAGACTTTCTACTGTATGGTACCTACCCAGAAATATTTGCCCAGGAAAACAAACTCGACAAAACCGAATACCTGCGTGAATTGACCCTTTCTTATTTGTTCAAAGACATCTTGGAGACAGGTGCCATTAAATACACCCCCAAATTACGCGATTTGGTGCGCTTGTTGGCCTATCAAATTGGCTCCGAAGTATCCATCAATGAACTGTGCAACCGCTTGCAATTGCACCGGGACATCGTGAACAATTACCTGGATTTGTTGGAAAAATCCTTTGTGATCATCCGCCTCGGAGGGTATAGTCGCAACCTCCGCAAAGAGATTACCCGCCACCATAAAGTTTTTTTCTGCGACTTGGGAGTGCGCAACGCCATCATCGAAAATTTTAATCCACTGGACCGCCGTGACGACGGCGGAAAGCTCTGGGAAAACTTCCTCATCACCGAACGTATGAAAACCCAAAGCTATCGCCGTGAATCTGCGAACTACTATTTTTGGCGCACTTACACTGGCTCGGAAGTAGATTGGGTAGAGGAAAAAGAAGGGAAACTGTTTGGGTACGAGTTTAAGTTTTCTGCCAAAATGGTGAGTGCGCCCAAGGCCTGGGGGGAGACGTATCCGGAGGCTAGTTTTGAGGTGGTGAATCGGGAGAATTATTTGGGGTGGGTGGGGTGA